Genomic DNA from Synergistaceae bacterium:
CTCCCTGTGAGATCATGCTGCCTAGAGCCGGTTTAGGCGCTTGCTCGCCGAGGCCGGCGTAGCTCAGAGTGGCGCCCATGATGATCACGTAGCCCATGTCCAGGGTCATTTTCGTCAGCAGCGAAGAGAGGCAGTTCGGCAAAATTTCCCTGAAAAGGATGTGGAATGTTCCGGCCCCCGTCAGTTCGGCGTAGACGATGTAATTTTCGGTCCGCAGCGACGAGGCCACACCATAAGACAAACGAGCGTACCAAGGCCACCACATGACCGTGATCGCCAGCATCGAGTTGATCATGTTCGGCTCCAGGACGGACGCGACGGCTAAGGCCAACACCAGAGGCGGGAGCGCTAAAAAAATATCGGTGAGCCGCATCAAAACAGTGTCGATTAGCTTTCCTTTGTTATACCCAGCGACGACCCCCACGATGAAGCCCACCGGCGCGGAGACACAAAGCACAATCACCCCCATCAGCAGGGTGTTGCGGAATGAACCGACAATACGGCTCAAGATGTCTCGCCCTATTAG
This window encodes:
- a CDS encoding ABC transporter permease; its protein translation is MMFLKESFKNTLKKSWLKYSESKITVLGLVIVVGFVLLACVGEYVVPYPQHIGSFVDFANASQPPSLRHPFGTDLIGRDILSRIVGSFRNTLLMGVIVLCVSAPVGFIVGVVAGYNKGKLIDTVLMRLTDIFLALPPLVLALAVASVLEPNMINSMLAITVMWWPWYARLSYGVASSLRTENYIVYAELTGAGTFHILFREILPNCLSSLLTKMTLDMGYVIIMGATLSYAGLGEQAPKPALGSMISQGVKYMPGQWWFTVFPALAIIVIILGFNLFGDGISNMLGADES